A stretch of Myxosarcina sp. GI1 DNA encodes these proteins:
- a CDS encoding BlaI/MecI/CopY family transcriptional regulator, protein MSPLPNRRPKKLSLGPLETEILEIVWQLKIVTVKEVHERILADPDRELAYTSVTTVLRRLTAKGWLKCCKKGRAFSWQPVISREQAQAIKSYEQLHGFLAVSNPDLVASFADSLDTASLEQIENIASRLKAIRRQREEN, encoded by the coding sequence TGTCTCCTCTCCCCAATCGCCGACCAAAAAAGCTATCTCTCGGTCCTTTAGAAACAGAAATCCTGGAAATAGTTTGGCAGTTAAAAATCGTGACGGTTAAAGAAGTTCACGAACGAATCTTAGCCGATCCCGATCGCGAACTGGCATACACTTCTGTAACTACCGTATTGCGTCGTTTGACTGCTAAAGGCTGGCTCAAGTGTTGCAAAAAAGGAAGAGCTTTTTCATGGCAACCAGTAATATCCCGCGAACAAGCTCAAGCAATAAAATCTTACGAACAATTACATGGTTTCTTGGCAGTAAGCAATCCAGATTTGGTGGCATCTTTTGCCGATAGTCTGGATACGGCTAGTTTAGAACAAATTGAAAACATTGCTTCTCGCCTTAAAGCAATTCGCCGTCAGAGAGAGGAAAATTAG
- a CDS encoding YihY/virulence factor BrkB family protein, whose amino-acid sequence MSIWIRFVRHLDWNALQKTIASVIEQRLTGLSAEMAYHAMLGLFPAIIAIVMAIGLFESSVELTVIQLATHFAEIVPRQVWELILEFVREVQLSENTSWFSLSSITAIWFISGVLSAAINALDLIHQVPAAYKRSFWKTKLLAILLTICTLAFTIVACFLLWVGDFLFQLALQQSWNQLLLVTWKIFSVISILTVFAIALGFVYRFKTSLKDKKRRLKVHIVNAVVVVSALLMQLVYSACVLVENAIAYSEFEIELTIVSIYFWRLLGFPIALSLVAIAFGLVYRFGVSYRQPHIPIVPGAIIAAGLWAVVSLMFRVYVTHIGIYNKIYGAIATIVVLMLWLYLSSLVMLIGEQLNVTVGKKMLEDYS is encoded by the coding sequence ATGTCTATTTGGATTCGTTTTGTGCGTCATCTTGACTGGAACGCGCTACAAAAAACTATTGCTAGCGTTATCGAACAACGGCTGACTGGTCTATCTGCGGAAATGGCTTATCATGCTATGTTGGGGCTATTTCCAGCAATTATTGCAATTGTAATGGCAATTGGCTTGTTTGAATCCTCCGTAGAATTAACTGTTATCCAGCTTGCCACGCATTTTGCCGAGATAGTTCCCAGACAAGTTTGGGAGTTAATTTTAGAATTTGTTCGAGAGGTACAACTTTCAGAAAATACTAGCTGGTTCTCCTTAAGCTCTATTACGGCTATTTGGTTTATTTCTGGCGTATTGAGTGCGGCAATTAATGCCTTAGATCTGATTCATCAAGTTCCAGCAGCATACAAGCGTTCTTTTTGGAAAACTAAATTACTGGCAATCTTGCTGACTATTTGTACCCTGGCATTTACGATCGTTGCCTGCTTTCTGCTTTGGGTAGGAGATTTTTTATTCCAGTTGGCTCTACAGCAAAGTTGGAATCAATTGTTGTTAGTTACTTGGAAAATTTTTAGTGTAATTTCAATTTTAACTGTTTTTGCGATCGCTCTCGGTTTTGTTTATCGCTTTAAAACTAGCCTAAAGGACAAAAAACGCCGATTAAAAGTACATATTGTTAATGCAGTCGTTGTAGTTAGTGCCTTATTAATGCAGTTGGTTTACTCTGCTTGTGTTCTAGTAGAAAACGCCATCGCTTATTCAGAGTTTGAAATCGAGCTTACTATAGTTTCAATTTATTTTTGGCGACTGTTGGGATTTCCCATTGCCTTAAGCCTAGTGGCGATCGCTTTTGGTTTAGTTTATCGCTTTGGTGTCAGCTATCGCCAACCCCATATTCCAATCGTACCAGGAGCAATTATAGCTGCTGGCTTGTGGGCAGTTGTTTCGCTGATGTTTCGGGTTTATGTTACTCATATTGGCATCTACAACAAAATTTATGGAGCAATTGCAACTATTGTTGTCTTAATGCTGTGGCTGTATTTAAGTTCATTAGTCATGCTTATTGGAGAACAGCTAAACGTTACTGTGGGCAAAAAAATGCTCGAAGATTATTCTTAA
- a CDS encoding ATP-dependent Clp protease proteolytic subunit, with product MPIGIPKVPYQMPGQPYSDWISIYDRLYRERIIFLGRGVNDALANQIIAIMLYLDSDDPGKPIYLYINSPGGSVTAGLAIYDTMRHIKSEVVTICVGLAASMGAFLLAGGTKGKRLALPHSRIMIHQPLGGIQGRRQASDIEIEAKEILRIRDQLNRMMAENTDQPLEKIQKDTDRDYFMSAHEAKEYGLIDRVIEDKVA from the coding sequence ATGCCAATTGGTATTCCTAAAGTTCCCTATCAAATGCCAGGTCAGCCTTATAGCGACTGGATCAGTATTTACGATCGCCTGTATCGCGAACGAATCATTTTTCTCGGTAGAGGAGTCAATGATGCTTTGGCAAACCAAATTATTGCCATTATGCTGTATCTAGATTCTGACGATCCTGGCAAACCAATTTATCTTTACATCAATTCTCCAGGCGGCTCGGTCACTGCTGGTTTGGCTATTTACGACACCATGCGTCACATCAAATCTGAGGTGGTAACAATTTGTGTTGGATTAGCAGCATCTATGGGGGCTTTTCTACTTGCTGGCGGCACAAAAGGAAAACGCCTCGCTTTGCCCCATTCGAGAATTATGATTCACCAACCTCTAGGTGGCATTCAAGGACGCAGACAGGCTTCAGATATTGAAATTGAAGCTAAAGAAATCTTGCGTATCCGCGACCAACTCAACCGCATGATGGCAGAAAATACAGACCAGCCATTAGAAAAAATTCAAAAAGATACCGATCGCGATTATTTTATGTCGGCACATGAAGCCAAAGAATATGGTTTGATCGATCGGGTAATCGAAGATAAAGTTGCTTAG
- the rpsU gene encoding 30S ribosomal protein S21, which yields MTQVVVGQNENIESALRRFKRQVSKAGIFADIKRRRHYETPIEKRKRKAIARRKKRYR from the coding sequence ATGACCCAAGTGGTTGTTGGACAAAACGAAAACATAGAATCTGCACTACGTCGATTTAAACGCCAAGTATCTAAGGCTGGTATCTTTGCCGATATCAAACGTCGTCGCCACTACGAAACCCCAATAGAAAAACGTAAGCGCAAAGCAATTGCTCGTCGCAAAAAACGTTATCGTTAA
- a CDS encoding ATP-dependent Clp protease proteolytic subunit → MDLSIKAVQAPYRGGANYRTPPPDLPSLLLKERIIYLGLPLVSPDEYKDQIGVDVTELIIAQLLFLQFDDPEKPIMMYINSTGTSWYGGDSIGFETEAFAICDTINYIKPPVHTICIGQAMGTAAMILSSGTKGCRASLPNGTIILHQARQGAQGQATDIQIRAKEVLQNKQAVLEIFSQNTGQPIEKLEKDTDRMLYMTPQEAKEYGLIDKVLESTSELPTPVSAIT, encoded by the coding sequence ATGGATTTATCAATTAAAGCAGTTCAAGCACCCTACAGAGGTGGTGCTAATTACCGCACTCCCCCCCCAGATTTGCCATCTCTACTATTAAAAGAGCGGATTATTTATCTGGGACTACCTTTAGTATCTCCCGACGAATACAAAGATCAAATTGGGGTTGACGTTACCGAATTAATTATCGCCCAACTGTTATTTTTACAGTTTGACGATCCCGAAAAGCCAATTATGATGTATATCAACTCTACTGGTACTTCTTGGTATGGTGGAGATTCAATTGGATTTGAAACTGAAGCTTTTGCAATTTGCGACACGATAAATTATATCAAGCCTCCCGTTCATACTATCTGTATCGGTCAGGCAATGGGAACGGCGGCGATGATTTTGTCTTCAGGAACAAAGGGGTGTCGTGCGAGTTTGCCTAATGGAACAATTATCTTACATCAGGCACGTCAGGGAGCGCAAGGACAAGCAACCGACATTCAAATTAGAGCCAAAGAAGTATTACAAAACAAACAAGCAGTATTAGAAATTTTTAGCCAAAATACCGGGCAACCAATCGAAAAGCTAGAAAAAGATACTGACAGAATGCTTTACATGACTCCTCAAGAAGCCAAAGAATATGGCTTAATCGATAAAGTTTTGGAAAGTACTTCCGAACTTCCCACTCCCGTTTCTGCAATCACTTAA
- a CDS encoding J domain-containing protein: MRPLNYYQTLQVSFQASQQEIKQAYRRLAKQFHPDRKTETNCDKIIAINAAYEVLGNIQNRRIYDRQLQLNSTDDSLARRQERNVRANQQYQRYRQAKQANNVSYQSWLEEIYLPIDRLASDILQPLSSEIDELAADPFDDELMANFTTYLETCRSQLQLAKQTLESQPNPPQLAGAAVHIYYCLNQIGDGIKELEWFSLNYDDCYLHTGQEMFRIASNLRDRARYEVSLV; encoded by the coding sequence GTGCGTCCCTTGAATTACTATCAAACTCTGCAAGTCAGTTTTCAAGCTAGCCAGCAAGAAATCAAGCAGGCTTATCGGCGGTTGGCGAAACAGTTTCATCCCGACCGCAAAACTGAAACTAATTGCGACAAAATTATTGCTATTAATGCTGCTTATGAAGTGTTGGGTAATATTCAAAATCGTCGCATCTACGACCGCCAGCTACAGTTAAACTCAACCGATGATTCGTTGGCACGTCGGCAAGAAAGAAACGTTAGAGCCAATCAGCAATATCAACGCTATCGCCAAGCCAAGCAAGCCAACAACGTTAGTTATCAATCGTGGTTAGAAGAAATATATTTGCCGATCGATCGCTTGGCTTCAGACATTCTTCAACCTCTATCATCAGAAATTGACGAATTGGCTGCCGATCCTTTTGATGACGAACTAATGGCAAACTTTACAACTTATTTAGAAACCTGTCGTAGCCAATTGCAGCTAGCAAAACAAACTCTAGAGTCTCAGCCCAATCCACCTCAATTAGCAGGTGCGGCAGTTCATATTTATTACTGTTTGAATCAAATTGGCGACGGTATTAAAGAGCTTGAGTGGTTTAGTCTCAATTACGACGATTGCTATCTACATACGGGTCAGGAAATGTTTAGAATTGCCAGCAATTTACGCGATCGCGCTCGTTACGAAGTTAGTTTGGTTTGA
- a CDS encoding methylglyoxal synthase codes for MARTIAFIAHDRQKADLVAFTQRHQPLLSRYHTIATGITGQRIAASTNLEVEQMEPGSRGGDVQIAARVVSGEVIAVIFLVDPLKVQAHEPNFELLLRVCNLHSVAMATNLATAEAIVRSFADSLVAHLIFNPASGHGNAEQDLDFIQEMLEPHLHLEIHLTTPEISPRQLAKKAIAEAANLIIASGGDGTVSSVAGAVIGTDIPLGIIPRGTANAFGMALGITQQIAQIRRACEIILAGKTRVVDAAYCNDKPLILLAGVGYEAETIAKADREAKNRWGSLAYIMAGWQQLNEHELFEAEVEVEGECKTFEAGAITVANAAPPTSILAQGIGEVVMDDGLLDITIATAETKLQAVTTMLNMLGSALIKTNREHENIVHLRSRKVKIAAKPPQKVVLDGEIIGETPIEIECIPQGLTVFAPVNNEE; via the coding sequence ATGGCAAGAACTATTGCTTTTATCGCTCACGATCGCCAAAAAGCTGATTTGGTCGCTTTTACCCAACGACATCAGCCTTTACTATCTCGCTATCATACGATAGCTACGGGAATTACAGGGCAAAGAATTGCTGCTTCGACAAATTTAGAAGTAGAACAGATGGAACCTGGTTCTAGAGGAGGAGACGTGCAAATTGCCGCTAGAGTAGTTTCGGGAGAAGTAATAGCGGTAATCTTTTTAGTCGATCCTCTGAAAGTTCAAGCTCACGAACCGAATTTCGAGCTACTGCTGCGGGTTTGCAATTTACATTCAGTAGCAATGGCGACTAATTTAGCCACTGCTGAGGCAATCGTACGCAGTTTTGCTGATAGCTTAGTCGCACATTTAATCTTCAATCCTGCTTCGGGACATGGTAATGCCGAACAGGATTTAGATTTTATCCAAGAAATGCTCGAACCCCATCTTCATCTAGAAATTCACCTGACCACCCCTGAAATAAGCCCCCGACAGCTAGCAAAAAAAGCGATCGCCGAAGCTGCCAATTTAATAATTGCTTCTGGTGGTGACGGCACGGTTTCGTCTGTGGCAGGAGCGGTTATTGGTACGGATATCCCTCTAGGAATAATACCCAGAGGTACCGCTAATGCTTTTGGTATGGCATTGGGGATTACGCAGCAAATCGCCCAAATTCGACGCGCTTGTGAAATTATTTTGGCGGGTAAAACTAGAGTCGTCGATGCAGCTTACTGTAATGATAAACCTTTAATTTTACTGGCGGGAGTGGGTTATGAAGCCGAAACAATTGCTAAAGCCGATCGCGAAGCTAAAAACCGTTGGGGATCTCTGGCTTATATCATGGCAGGCTGGCAGCAATTAAACGAACACGAACTGTTTGAGGCTGAAGTTGAAGTTGAAGGAGAGTGTAAAACTTTTGAAGCAGGAGCAATTACTGTTGCCAACGCCGCACCTCCTACCTCAATTTTGGCTCAGGGCATTGGTGAAGTAGTTATGGATGATGGTTTATTAGATATTACTATCGCCACCGCAGAAACTAAGTTACAAGCCGTGACTACAATGCTAAATATGCTCGGTAGTGCTTTGATCAAAACCAATCGCGAACATGAAAATATCGTTCATTTGCGATCGCGTAAAGTCAAAATTGCTGCTAAACCGCCACAAAAAGTCGTTCTCGATGGCGAAATTATTGGTGAAACACCGATAGAAATTGAATGTATACCCCAAGGGTTGACAGTTTTTGCTCCTGTAAACAATGAGGAATAA
- a CDS encoding NblA/ycf18 family protein: MNRQDNQLTMEQELNHRIFSDSVRELSKEQAQELLVQMHKQTLLKENIYRDLFLSQEKDIVDSLFGVRK, encoded by the coding sequence ATGAATAGACAAGACAATCAACTAACTATGGAACAAGAACTCAACCATAGAATCTTTTCTGACAGCGTGCGAGAACTTTCTAAAGAACAAGCGCAAGAACTGTTAGTTCAGATGCACAAACAAACATTGCTTAAAGAAAACATTTATCGAGATTTATTCCTCAGCCAAGAAAAAGACATCGTCGATTCTTTATTTGGCGTTAGAAAATAA
- the dapB gene encoding 4-hydroxy-tetrahydrodipicolinate reductase → MTQSPIPVVVNGALGKMGRETVKTVAQAEDMMLVGAIDKNPAHLGEDIGEIIGCGALEVPVLNDLESVLVLATQEKVQGVMVDFTHPDSVYENTRSAIAYGVRPVVGTTGLSDKQIKDLAEFADKATTGALIVPNFSIGMVLLQQAAVTASQYFDHVEIIELHHDRKADAPSGTAIKTAQMLAEMGKNFNPPKVESSETIAGARGGDGAGNIPIHSVRLPGLIAHQEVIFGATGQIYTLRHDTSDRSCYMPGVLLAIRKVTELTSLVYGLEKII, encoded by the coding sequence ATGACACAATCGCCAATTCCAGTAGTCGTCAACGGTGCTTTGGGTAAAATGGGACGAGAAACGGTTAAAACCGTAGCTCAAGCTGAAGATATGATGCTAGTAGGAGCGATTGATAAAAATCCCGCTCATCTTGGTGAAGATATTGGGGAAATAATCGGTTGCGGTGCTTTAGAAGTTCCCGTTCTCAATGATTTAGAAAGTGTTCTGGTCTTAGCTACCCAGGAAAAAGTACAGGGGGTAATGGTAGACTTTACCCATCCCGACAGCGTTTATGAAAATACCCGTAGTGCGATCGCTTACGGAGTTCGTCCAGTTGTGGGAACTACAGGACTGAGCGACAAACAGATTAAGGACTTGGCTGAATTTGCCGATAAAGCTACCACAGGAGCTTTAATTGTCCCCAACTTTTCTATTGGCATGGTGTTACTGCAGCAGGCTGCCGTTACCGCCTCTCAATATTTCGATCATGTAGAAATTATCGAACTGCATCATGACCGCAAAGCAGATGCCCCCAGCGGTACGGCAATTAAAACTGCCCAAATGCTGGCAGAAATGGGTAAAAACTTTAATCCGCCCAAAGTAGAGTCAAGCGAAACTATTGCTGGTGCTAGAGGCGGTGACGGCGCGGGTAATATTCCCATCCATAGCGTTCGCTTACCTGGTTTGATTGCCCATCAAGAAGTAATTTTTGGCGCGACAGGGCAAATTTATACCCTACGACACGACACAAGCGATCGCTCCTGCTATATGCCTGGAGTTTTACTCGCCATTCGCAAAGTTACCGAACTTACTTCTTTAGTTTATGGTTTGGAAAAAATAATATAA
- the purH gene encoding bifunctional phosphoribosylaminoimidazolecarboxamide formyltransferase/IMP cyclohydrolase, producing the protein MSRLALLSVSNKTGIVELARQLVEKLDFEIISSGGTAKTLQEAGIEVTKVSDYTGSPEILGGRVKTLHPRIHGGILGRKNLPEDSAEMQANSIRPIDLVVVNLYPFEQTIATDVSVAEAIEQIDIGGPTLLRAAAKNFAYLTVLCNPNQYSEYLAEIDNSNGDISLEFRQKMAGKAFAHTHSYDRAISAYFANLNEAEESADTYSLSGTKIQTLRYGENPHQGAAWYREGSTASGWAAAEKLQGKELSYNNLVDLEAARRIIAEFPESEPAAAVLKHTNPCGAAVSNSLAAAYEKAFNADSVSAFGGIVALNQSIDAATAKALTKTFLECVVAPDCNAEARKILQAKSKLRILLLPDLIAGNKQIIKAIAGGFLVQASDDLIENPDNWQIVTDKQPTSQQIAEMLFAQKIVKHVKSNAIVVTSDRTTVGIGAGQMNRVGSVDIALKQAGEKARGGILASDGFFPFDDSVRTAARAGITAIIQPGGSIRDKDSIAAANELGIAMVLTGTRHFLH; encoded by the coding sequence ATGAGTCGTCTTGCCCTACTTAGCGTATCTAATAAAACTGGTATTGTAGAACTAGCTCGCCAGCTAGTGGAAAAACTTGACTTTGAAATTATTAGTAGTGGCGGTACGGCAAAAACTCTACAGGAAGCTGGTATTGAAGTTACCAAAGTCAGTGACTACACGGGATCGCCAGAAATTTTGGGGGGAAGGGTTAAAACTCTTCATCCTCGCATACATGGGGGTATCTTAGGTAGAAAAAATTTGCCTGAAGACAGTGCCGAAATGCAGGCAAACAGTATTCGCCCTATAGATTTAGTGGTGGTAAACCTCTATCCTTTCGAGCAAACAATTGCTACAGACGTTTCAGTAGCAGAAGCAATCGAACAAATTGATATTGGTGGACCTACTTTATTAAGAGCAGCAGCTAAAAATTTTGCTTACCTCACGGTATTGTGTAATCCCAACCAATACTCAGAATATCTAGCAGAAATTGATAATTCTAATGGAGATATATCTTTAGAATTTCGACAAAAAATGGCGGGAAAAGCTTTTGCTCATACCCATAGTTACGATCGCGCTATTTCGGCTTATTTTGCAAATTTAAACGAAGCCGAAGAATCAGCCGACACATACAGTCTTTCTGGTACAAAAATCCAAACTTTACGCTACGGTGAAAATCCCCATCAAGGTGCTGCTTGGTATCGAGAAGGTAGTACAGCTTCGGGTTGGGCAGCAGCAGAAAAGTTGCAGGGAAAAGAATTGAGCTACAACAATTTAGTAGACTTAGAAGCAGCAAGAAGAATTATTGCTGAATTTCCCGAATCAGAACCAGCCGCCGCAGTACTCAAGCATACTAATCCTTGTGGTGCTGCAGTTAGCAATAGTTTGGCGGCAGCTTACGAAAAAGCTTTTAATGCTGATTCTGTCTCTGCTTTTGGCGGTATCGTAGCACTCAATCAATCGATAGACGCAGCGACAGCAAAAGCACTTACTAAGACTTTTTTAGAATGCGTTGTCGCGCCTGACTGTAATGCCGAAGCAAGAAAGATTCTTCAGGCAAAATCCAAACTGCGAATTTTACTACTGCCAGATTTAATTGCGGGTAACAAACAAATTATTAAAGCAATTGCTGGTGGTTTTTTGGTTCAAGCCAGCGATGATTTAATCGAAAATCCCGATAATTGGCAAATCGTTACCGACAAACAGCCTACTAGCCAACAAATTGCCGAAATGCTGTTCGCTCAAAAAATAGTCAAGCACGTTAAATCTAATGCGATTGTAGTGACGAGCGATCGCACTACTGTCGGTATTGGGGCGGGGCAAATGAATCGCGTTGGTTCGGTAGATATTGCCCTCAAACAAGCAGGAGAAAAAGCTAGAGGAGGTATTTTAGCCAGCGACGGGTTTTTCCCTTTCGATGACTCGGTACGTACTGCGGCACGGGCAGGAATAACGGCAATAATTCAGCCTGGTGGTTCGATAAGAGATAAAGACTCGATCGCGGCAGCTAACGAGTTGGGGATCGCTATGGTATTAACTGGTACTCGTCATTTTTTACATTAA
- a CDS encoding CAAD domain-containing protein, giving the protein MESQTPQVTETPNPANLSSESPGKLAAPPKRTVAGQQVQEALAPVLDFLNKLPEDIASFVSAYQKPLLYIVLFIAALVTIRIILAVLGAVDGIPLLSPVFELVGLGYTGWFVYRYLLKEDSRQELGQEFQSLKSQVLGRDPSNL; this is encoded by the coding sequence ATGGAATCTCAAACCCCACAAGTAACAGAGACACCAAATCCCGCTAATTTAAGTAGCGAGTCTCCAGGTAAATTAGCTGCCCCACCTAAAAGAACTGTTGCAGGACAACAGGTGCAAGAAGCTTTAGCACCCGTACTAGATTTCTTGAACAAACTTCCAGAGGATATAGCTAGTTTCGTTTCTGCTTACCAAAAGCCACTGTTGTATATCGTCTTGTTTATTGCAGCATTGGTAACAATCAGAATTATTCTGGCAGTTCTAGGTGCAGTTGACGGCATCCCATTATTATCTCCTGTGTTCGAGCTAGTAGGCTTGGGTTATACGGGTTGGTTTGTCTATCGCTATCTTTTAAAAGAAGATTCTCGCCAAGAATTAGGGCAAGAATTTCAGTCGCTCAAAAGCCAGGTGTTAGGAAGAGATCCTTCCAACCTCTAA
- a CDS encoding 6-carboxytetrahydropterin synthase, whose product MQCTIDRRAQFSASHRYWLPELDLAENQRLFGAGSRFPGHGHNYLLYVSLSGGLDRYGMVQNLSLVKQVIKQEITSQLNYAHLNDTWKEFQQTLPTTENIARVIWQRLAPHLPLVNIKLFEHPELWADYQGKDMEASLTVKTHFSAAHCLALPELSFEENTKIYGKCARPNGHGHNYHLEVTVKGEIDSRTGMIVDLAALQDAIEEYVIEPFDHTFLNKDIAYFAEVVPTAENIALHIANLLRSPIQKLGVELDKIKLIESPNNSCEIDCRQLAKNPISEVEKEPVMSL is encoded by the coding sequence ATGCAATGTACTATCGACCGACGCGCTCAATTTTCTGCGAGTCACCGCTACTGGTTGCCAGAATTAGATCTAGCCGAAAACCAGCGTCTTTTTGGTGCTGGTAGTCGTTTCCCAGGACACGGACACAACTATCTGCTATATGTATCTCTGTCGGGAGGATTAGACCGCTACGGTATGGTGCAAAATTTGTCTCTCGTCAAACAGGTAATTAAACAGGAAATTACCAGTCAGCTAAATTACGCTCACCTCAATGATACCTGGAAAGAATTTCAGCAAACCTTACCCACTACCGAAAATATTGCTAGAGTAATCTGGCAGCGACTAGCACCCCATTTACCTTTAGTTAATATTAAATTGTTCGAGCATCCCGAACTTTGGGCTGATTATCAAGGAAAAGATATGGAAGCATCTCTCACGGTAAAAACTCACTTTAGTGCCGCTCATTGTCTGGCATTACCAGAGCTTAGTTTTGAAGAAAATACCAAAATTTATGGCAAATGCGCTCGCCCCAACGGTCATGGACATAACTACCATCTAGAAGTTACCGTAAAAGGTGAAATCGATTCTCGTACGGGTATGATAGTAGACTTAGCTGCTCTGCAAGACGCAATCGAAGAGTATGTTATCGAACCTTTCGACCATACCTTTCTTAATAAAGATATTGCTTATTTTGCCGAAGTAGTGCCTACAGCCGAAAATATCGCGCTTCATATCGCCAACCTGTTGCGATCGCCAATTCAGAAATTAGGTGTAGAATTGGATAAAATCAAGTTAATCGAAAGTCCTAATAATTCTTGTGAAATCGACTGTCGCCAATTAGCTAAGAACCCTATATCAGAAGTGGAAAAAGAACCAGTAATGTCTCTTTAA
- a CDS encoding phage holin family protein gives MLQFLLTWLATAISLLITAKIVPGLAITSFTAAVVGAAVLGLVNAIVKPILILFTLPLTILTLGLFLFVVNAITLGIVGYLTPGFQVGGFFAALFGSIVLALVSGLIAGLFPGDRPRDY, from the coding sequence ATGCTGCAATTTTTGCTTACCTGGTTGGCAACTGCTATTTCTTTATTAATAACGGCGAAGATCGTTCCTGGTTTGGCGATTACTAGCTTCACGGCAGCTGTTGTTGGCGCGGCAGTTTTAGGCTTAGTTAACGCCATAGTCAAGCCTATTTTAATTTTATTTACTTTACCGCTAACAATCTTGACCTTGGGCTTATTTTTGTTTGTGGTCAACGCCATTACCTTGGGAATAGTAGGATATTTAACTCCAGGGTTTCAAGTTGGTGGTTTTTTTGCCGCCTTATTTGGTTCGATTGTATTGGCGTTAGTTTCTGGACTAATTGCAGGGTTGTTTCCTGGCGATCGACCTAGAGATTATTAA
- a CDS encoding M56 family metallopeptidase, whose translation MHLVGIVMVLAIAWQLRQLKVPLELSWHQRWNRCLFLLLFPPLLLLSTALAVICMGFQGEMLGVRASWLGYIVSWGLVIFAGCLLLKSTYHGVRSLQQLNTYRKQTIADKTVRILTLDLPYIAQIGFWNSQLVVSEGLLEALDEEHLTAVFAHEEAHAHYRDTFWFFWFGWLRCITNWLPQTASLWQELLLLRELRADYQAAAKTNSLLLAESLLTVVKAPLESPQMLSAHFSYPANFNRLETRIDFLLSDESIPKAHWLNWSWLALLLLPFITIPLHS comes from the coding sequence ATGCATCTGGTTGGTATAGTGATGGTATTGGCAATAGCGTGGCAGCTAAGACAACTAAAAGTTCCTTTAGAGTTAAGTTGGCACCAACGCTGGAACCGCTGTCTATTTTTACTACTTTTTCCCCCACTATTACTTTTAAGTACGGCTCTAGCAGTAATCTGCATGGGATTTCAGGGAGAAATGCTTGGTGTTAGAGCTAGCTGGCTGGGATACATAGTGTCATGGGGATTGGTGATTTTTGCTGGCTGTCTGTTACTAAAATCGACATATCATGGTGTCCGCTCGTTGCAACAGCTTAATACTTATCGAAAACAAACTATCGCTGACAAAACGGTGCGAATTCTAACTCTAGATTTGCCATACATTGCTCAAATTGGTTTTTGGAATTCTCAACTAGTAGTTAGTGAAGGATTACTCGAAGCTTTGGATGAAGAACACTTAACTGCTGTCTTTGCCCATGAGGAAGCTCACGCTCACTATCGCGATACATTTTGGTTTTTTTGGTTTGGCTGGCTGCGTTGTATTACGAATTGGTTGCCACAGACAGCATCTTTATGGCAGGAACTGTTGTTGCTTAGAGAATTGAGAGCCGACTACCAAGCAGCAGCAAAAACCAACTCTTTATTATTAGCCGAATCTTTATTGACAGTAGTTAAAGCCCCTTTAGAATCGCCGCAAATGCTGTCGGCACACTTTAGCTATCCCGCTAATTTCAATCGTTTAGAAACAAGAATTGACTTTTTGTTATCCGATGAGTCAATTCCTAAAGCGCATTGGCTTAATTGGAGTTGGCTGGCTTTGCTGTTGTTACCATTTATAACTATTCCCTTACATAGTTAG